In a single window of the Cydia splendana chromosome 20, ilCydSple1.2, whole genome shotgun sequence genome:
- the LOC134800679 gene encoding uncharacterized protein LOC134800679 — protein MASLYTRVQLRHDKLQKVTAESQALWEQLQAEGAVSEEEFTAIRLKLKQCLGSFEKELFQYLNAVPDADVIELTQNQLVAEDLLTELEVAWQISKRQKETVKKSKLPELSLPSFSGDKLKWCEFWDRFAANVHHRELQESEKLMYLLSCLKGSALETVSGIAATNANYSVAVETLKRRYGSTNTLIDAHYTALNNLQKADYTSASCRSVLDSVERNIRVLEKLGEPVGGNHLRALVLSKFPEQVIREHHLIGEGTDLMAIRNSLDRIITAMEKSTPSTEYIAVPGSSTTEALQVRTEVRPQTSRKRKLAGNAGAPPSKRAKRACLFCNLKGHASRDCRKYSTVEARQKQVMGRCLHCLRRNHVTSSCKRKIACFRCKGDHLLIFCPNPASDGEQRDILEKFSLKSLCATSNKHTLLQTAVATLQNPLTKKSNKGRIFIDCGSQRSYITLAAAKKLGLPTLQEDLLLIFTFGASEPMETSTPSTTVDIQTKRDVTRQFTVNVVPRITDRVPVTSFKYPGVDIVADDDTVGEVVDVLIGNDYFGAILTGRKIQVSEDFWLLDTDFGWVPSGKLAPEERSGVLSVVTYCQCHTPSCPYFSEPDLPLRNIDVRFLWSLENLGITDSPKATRQEEAVRHFNETVQHQEGRYLVKWPWIEYPPDLPSNFGLAFGRLKSNLKRLDLQLIKEYDLILKEQLDLGIIEVVTRGSDLNGDHPIHYLAHHMVKQDGGGKGRIVYDASAKSTGQKSLNECLYSGPSMLEDLTALLLKFRTKRYGILADVEKAFLQVALQEDDRDVTRFLWLKDTTKEATEDNLLYLRFCRVPFGVVASPFLLTATIRHYISQSNKALLKQVADKCYVDNLVTGADGLQEAKQIYEQTRTVFEQLSMNMRDWISNNQSFMDMIPECHRSVKHGQVKVLGLMWNVEEDTLKLNLTENHFSTNPPIDTKRKVLRALARVYDPCGFVCPLMLSMKLIFQNICEKKCKWDTELPTEMTQSVKKVMESLKSIVDTEVPRYIGTDISRSDLKYHLHCFTDASKDAYAAVIYLKVIEDGQGKSVSLLIAKSHVSQTKDKDELKIPKLELLGFLIGSRLLKYVRNNLDLDIEKEYLWSDSLVVLSWMRSNKLLPPFVANRVNEIKRDHPNTEMFYVHTKENPADIATRPELFGEKRQLWFNGPQFLAKEESCWPQNRLYEAHQNLLSVGEVLGDDPGEPTQVVPIGDDADQSEDLEQGSPSDPVELMDTQDLSMPTESGEYPTDGNMELDNPENHSEGDIQQQTIVAKIVSEIKDLQRKHFQEELDGKRTHLARNLDLFVDVDGLLRCRGRMANTTWSYDMKYPILLPKNSEFTDRIIKETHESNYHVGAPHTLSIIRERYWIPQGKAQVMKVLKRCTQCVKHGGGPYRLPATPALPPERVNYNRPFTYTGVDYLGPLFVSTQTGKEKRWVALFTCLTVRAIHLEIVKDLSAEECLLALRRFIAGRNKPQRMYSDNATCFKLVAAMVQQPYCVKNDIQWKFICQLAPWHGGFYERLVALVKHCLKRTLEKHLLNDTRLLTVIKEVETVLNSRPLTRVGTDVEHVLCPADFLSLGQCLTMRPSAADIPTCNTVTKSDLFESWKRGYNILAEFKRMFVMQYLASLRERYNNSPKQPRVKSHRSPQEGDLVQVKSDLKNRNLWKVGKIHELIKGSDGECRVARVKVDDSTLTRSIGHLYPLEVDDETPEVEPVAGGSAEIGEDSGELEVPNRVNDHHVPVLVEQPEVDADDLAECDMTSHNEVPPPEEQPEERGVGRSKRIAAIRARDKILEWTRHLLALLH, from the coding sequence ATGGCAAGTTTGTACACCCGGGTTCAGCTGCGCCATGACAAATTACAAAAGGTGACTGCGGAATCTCAAGCTCTCTGGGAGCAGTTGCAAGCGGAAGGAGCTGTCAGTGAAGAGGAGTTCACGGCAATCCGCTTAAAATTGAAGCAATGCTTGGGGAGTTTTGAGAAGGAGTTATTCCAATACTTAAACGCGGTACCAGATGCGGATGTTATTGAATTAACTCAGAATCAATTAGTGGCTGAAGATCTGTTGACGGAGTTGGAAGTTGCGTGGCAGATCTCCAAAAGACAGAAGGAAACCGTGAAGAAATCCAAACTGCCCGAACTAAGCCTTCCCTCCTTTTCGGGGGACAAGTTGAAATGGTGCGAATTTTGGGACCGGTTTGCAGCTAATGTACACCATAGAGAGTTACAGGAATCTGAGAAACTAATGTACCTCCTGAGCTGCCTAAAGGGTTCAGCACTTGAAACGGTTTCGGGAATAGCGGCGACCAACGCAAACTACTCCGTTGCAGTGGAAACTTTGAAGCGAAGATATGGGTCAACTAACACTCTGATTGACGCGCATTATACGGCCCTCAACAACCTCCAAAAGGCAGACTATACTAGTGCCAGCTGTCGGAGTGTCCTAGACAGTGTTGAACGGAATATCAGGGTGTTAGAGAAGCTCGGGGAACCAGTTGGAGGCAACCATTTAAGGGCATTAGTACTGTCAAAATTCCCGGAACAGGTTATACGTGAGCACCACCTCATCGGTGAAGGTACTGACTTGATGGCCATCAGAAACAGTCTAGATAGAATTATAACGGCAATGGAAAAGTCAACACCAAGTACAGAGTACATTGCCGTGCCTGGCAGTAGCACAACTGAGGCGTTGCAAGTCCGCACAGAGGTGAGGCCTCAGACTAGCCGGAAGAGGAAACTTGCTGGAAATGCTGGAGCACCACCTTCAAAGCGAGCTAAGAGAGCATGCTTGTTCTGCAACCTGAAAGGACATGCTAGCAGGGACTGTCGCAAGTACAGTACAGTCGAAGCTCGACAGAAGCAAGTAATGGGAAGGTGTCTACACTGCCTCCGACGCAATCATGTGACATCATCCTGCAAGCGCAAGATTGCTTGTTTCCGCTGTAAAGGGGACCATCTACTCATATTCTGTCCCAATCCGGCCTCAGATGGTGAGCAACGTGACATTTTAGAGAAATTCTCTTTAAAATCCTTGTGTGCTACTTCTAACAAACATACCCTTTTACAGACCGCAGTGGCAACTCTTCAAAACCCTCTAACTAAGAAAAGCAACAAAGGCAGAATCTTCATAGACTGCGGTAGTCAGCGGAGTTACATTACTCTGGCAGCTGCAAAAAAGTTAGGCCTGCCTACCCTTCAGGAAGACCTTCTACTAATTTTTACCTTCGGAGCTTCTGAACCTATGGAGACATCGACCCCCTCAACAACGGTTGACATCCAGACAAAACGTGATGTTACCAGGCAGTTTACTGTGAACGTCGTACCAAGAATTACAGACAGGGTTCCGGTGACATCCTTCAAGTATCCTGGAGTCGACATTGTTGCTGATGATGATACAGTTGGAGAGGTTGTTGATGTACTCATTGGGAATGACTACTTTGGCGCTATCCTCACAGGAAGAAAGATCCAGGTGTCCGAAGACTTTTGGTTATTGGATACGGATTTTGGATGGGTGCCTTCGGGGAAGCTTGCTCCTGAAGAAAGAAGCGGAGTACTCTCAGTGGTCACATACTGTCAATGTCATACTCCTAGCTGCCCATATTTCAGCGAGCCAGATCTGCCTTTAAGAAACATAGATGTAAGGTTCTTATGGTCATTAGAGAACCTAGGGATTACGGACTCTCCAAAAGCTACGAGACAAGAAGAAGCAGTTCGTCACTTCAATGAGACAGTGCAACATCAGGAAGGCCGGTACTTAGTGAAATGGCCCTGGATTGAGTACCCACCAGATTTGCCATCAAATTTTGGGTTGGCCTTTGGTCGACTGAAGAGTAACCTGAAAAGACTAGACTTGCAGTTGATTAAGGAATATGACTTGATCTTGAAGGAACAACTTGACCTCGGAATTATAGAAGTCGTTACTAGAGGGTCAGACTTGAACGGGGACCACCCAATTCACTACCTCGCCCACCATATGGTGAAACAAGATGGCGGCGGCAAGGGGAGGATAGTATACGACGCTAGTGCCAAAAGTACTGGACAGAAAAGCCTCAATGAGTGCCTTTACAGCGGACCTTCTATGTTAGAAGACCTAACGGCGTTACTTTTGAAGTTCCGCACGAAGAGGTATGGCATACTGGCTGATGTAGAAAAGGCGTTCCTACAAGTAGCACTTCAAGAGGATGATCGCGATGTCACAAGATTCCTCTGGTTAAAGGACACAACCAAGGAAGCGACGGAGGATAACCTGCTATATCTGAGGTTCTGCAGAGTACCATTCGGAGTTGTCGCGAGTCCATTCTTACTGACAGCAACGATCCGACATTACATAAGCCAGTCAAACAAGGCCTTGCTGAAACAAGTCGCTGACAAATGCTATGTGGATAACCTAGTGACTGGAGCCGATGGCCTGCAGGAGGCTAAGCAGATCTATGAGCAAACCAGAACAGTGTTTGAACAGCTGTCTATGAATATGAGGGACTGGATCTCAAACAACCAGAGCTTTATGGACATGATACCAGAATGTCATAGGTCAGTCAAACATGGACAGGTCAAAGTGCTTGGACTTATGTGGAATGTCGAAGAAGATACGCTGAAACTGAATTTGACTGAGAACCACTTCAGCACAAATCCTCCTATTGACACAAAAAGAAAAGTTCTTCGGGCTCTAGCACGTGTGTATGACCCATGTGGTTTTGTATGCCCATTAATGTTGTCAATGAAGCTGATCTTCCAGAATATCTGTGAAAAGAAATGTAAATGGGATACAGAACTACCTACGGAGATGACACAGTCTGTGAAGAAAGTCATGGAAAGTCTGAAATCCATAGTGGACACAGAGGTGCCTAGGTATATCGGGACAGATATCTCAAGGAGTGATCTTAAATATCACTTACACTGCTTCACAGATGCCTCCAAAGACGCATATGCTGCCGTTATCTACCTCAAAGTGATTGAAGATGGACAAGGAAAATCAGTCTCGCTTTTGATAGCAAAATCACACGTGTCACAGACCAAAGACAAGGATGAATTAAAAATTCCCAAATTAGAATTACTAGGATTTCTGATTGGAAGCAGACTCCTGAAATATGTAAGGAACAACCTTGATCTTGACATTGAGAAAGAATATTTGTGGTCAGATAGTTTGGTTGTACTTAGTTGGATGAGGTCAAACAAACTGCTCCCACCCTTTGTTGCCAACAGGGTAAACGAAATCAAGCGTGACCATCCTAACACAGAGATGTTCTACGTCCACACAAAAGAAAATCCTGCTGATATTGCTACGCGTCCCGAGCTGTTTGGAGAGAAAAGGCAACTTTGGTTTAACGGACCGCAGTTTCTTGCCAAGGAAGAATCATGCTGGCCCCAAAATAGACTCTATGaggcacatcagaaccttcttTCTGTTGGGGAGGTCCTGGGTGACGACCCAGGTGAGCCAACACAGGTAGTACCCATTGGTGATGACGCTGACCAGAGTGAGGACCTAGAGCAAGGAAGTCCCAGTGATCCCGTTGAACTAATGGATACCCAGGATTTAAGCATGCCTACAGAGAGTGGTGAATATCCTACTGATGGAAACATGGAACTTGACAATCCTGAAAATCATAGCGAAGGAGACATCCAGCAGCAGACCATTGTTGCCAAAATAGTGTCCGAGATAAAAGATCTACAAAGAAAGCACTTCCAAGAAGAACTAGATGGTAAAAGGACTCATTTAGCACGAAACCTAGATCTCTTTGTTGATGTGGACGGCCTTCTTAGGTGCCGTGGGCGTATGGCAAACACCACCTGGAGCTATGACATGAAGTATCCGATACTATTGCCAAAGAATTCAGAGTTCACTGACAGAATCATAAAGGAGACTCATGAGAGTAACTACCACGTTGGTGCTCCACATACATTGAGTATCATCAGGGAACGGTATTGGATACCCCAAGGGAAAGCCCAGGTGATGAAGGTGTTAAAGCGATGTACCCAGTGTGTCAAACACGGCGGCGGTCCGTATCGTTTACCAGCCACACCGGCGCTGCCTCCAGAACGAGTAAATTACAACAGACCCTTTACTTACACTGGTGTTGATTATCTAGGACCGTTATTTGTCAGTACCCAGACTGGTAAAGAGAAACGTTGGGTAGCCTTATTCACTTGTTTGACAGTAAGAGCGATACATCTCGAGATCGTGAAGGACCTCTCGGCTGAAGAATGTCTCCTAGCATTGCGACGGTTTATAGCTGGTAGAAACAAACCACAACGGATGTACTCAGATAATGCGACTTGTTTTAAGTTGGTCGCTGCAATGGTACAACAGCCATACTGCGTTAAGAATGACATACAGTGGAAATTCATATGTCAACTAGCACCGTGGCATGGAGGGTTTTACGAGCGGCTTGTGGCCTTGGTGAAGCATTGTCTTAAAAGAACCCTAGAAAAACACCTTCTCAATGATACCAGGTTACTGACGGTGATAAAGGAAGTGGAAACAGTGCTGAATTCAAGACCACTGACCAGAGTCGGTACAGATGTGGAACATGTTCTCTGCCCGGCAGATTTCTTAAGCCTAGGACAATGTTTGACTATGAGACCATCTGCTGCTGATATTCCGACTTGTAACACTGTTACAAAGAGTGACCTGTTTGAGAGCTGGAAGAGAGGATACAATATTCTAGCAGAATTTAAGAGAATGTTCGTCATGCAGTATCTTGCTAGTCTGAGAGAGAGGTACAACAACTCACCCAAGCAGCCTAGAGTTAAATCTCATCGATCACCACAAGAAGGCGACCTTGTACAGGTTAAATCGGATCTCAAGAACAGAAACCTCTGGAAAGTGGGGAAGATCCACGAGCTGATCAAGGGAAGTGATGGTGAATGTAGAGTAGCGAGGGTCAAGGTTGACGATTCTACTTTAACACGTTCCATTGGCCATCTCTACCCTCTGGAGGTAGATGACGAGACGCCTGAGGTAGAACCTGTAGCGGGAGGCTCGGCTGAGATTGGAGAGGACAGCGGGGAGTTGGAAGTTCCAAACAGAGTGAATGATCATCACGTACCTGTGCTCGTTGAACAACCGGAGGTCGACGCGGATGATCTGGCAGAGTGTGACATGACCAGTCACAATGAAGTCCCACCACCAGAGGAACAGCCAGAGGAAAGAGGCGTTGGCAGAAGCAAGCGGATCGCAGCCATACGTGCCAGGGATAAAATCCTGGAGTGGACGCGACACCTGCTCGCCCTGCTGCATTAA